The Triticum aestivum cultivar Chinese Spring chromosome 7B, IWGSC CS RefSeq v2.1, whole genome shotgun sequence genome window below encodes:
- the LOC123159217 gene encoding uncharacterized protein, translated as MAAAVGRRGHRGPLLPRSGEPLMDLSSLDRAPTVTSNESGRTSSGFFPRRRRSWPHLLVPLGLVSRRPCPASPIPHARIRHSSSIWIKSTTSPLLVAVSGETLICATRRYSGATPPRAAWSRPPCSSVAPPPPPQRCTSLTSAVAATPALRLAAIRPPPRRPLDLTTEPPHESNRNR; from the coding sequence ATGGCTGCGGCCGTGGGGCGTCGAGGTCACCGTGGCCCTCTCCTCCCCAGATCCGGTGAGCCCCTCATGGACCTCTCCTCCCTAGATCGTGCGCCGACGGTGACATCCAACGAGTCAGGGCGGACCTCATCCGGCTTCTTCCCCCGCCGGCGCCGCAGCTGGCCGCACCTCCTAGTGCCCCTCGGGCTGGTCTCCCGCCGCCCCTGCCCGGCATCACCCATTCCCCACGCCCGGATCCGCCATTCGTCCTCGATCTGGATCAAGTCGACGACGAGCCCTCTCCTCGTGGCGGTCTCCGGCGAGACCCTCATCTGCGCCACCCGTAGGTACTCGGGTGCCACCCCACCACGTGCAGCTTGGTCGCGGCCCCCGTGCAGCtcggtcgcgccgccgccgccgccccagcgctgCACCTCCCTGACCAGCGCCGTTGCCGCCACTCCAGCCTTACGCCTCGCTGCAATCCGCCCTCCTCCACGTCGACCCCTGGATCTGACGACCGAGCCGCCACACGAGTCAAACAG